In Deinococcus puniceus, one genomic interval encodes:
- the ftsZ gene encoding cell division protein FtsZ translates to MQAAKIRVIGLGGAGNNAVNRMIESGLEGVEFIAGNTDAQVLAKSHAEVRIQLGDRLTRGLGAGADPEVGEKAALEDRERIKEYLDGTDMLFITAGMGGGTGTGSAPVVAEIAREMGVLTVAIVTRPFKFEGPKRLRVAEEGIGKLADRVDGMIVVNNEKLLTAVDKKVSFREAFLIADRVLYYGVKGISDVINVEGMINLDFADVRNLLANSGTVLMGIGAGRGEKVAEEAAMSAIHSPLLERGIEGARRILVNVTGSFDLSMTDANEIVEKIREATGFEDPDILFGITPDEAAGDEVRVTVIATGFNDTPISIAGGTSGRSSIETIVKPVRGTATSSYDPKDYDIPAFLRNVERE, encoded by the coding sequence ATGCAAGCGGCCAAAATTCGTGTGATCGGCTTGGGCGGGGCGGGCAACAACGCCGTTAACCGCATGATCGAATCAGGACTCGAAGGCGTGGAGTTTATCGCCGGGAACACCGACGCTCAGGTGTTGGCCAAAAGCCACGCCGAGGTGCGGATTCAGCTCGGAGACCGCCTGACACGCGGCCTCGGCGCAGGGGCAGACCCGGAAGTGGGCGAGAAGGCGGCCCTCGAAGACCGGGAACGCATCAAGGAATACCTCGACGGCACCGACATGCTGTTCATTACGGCGGGCATGGGCGGCGGCACGGGCACGGGCAGCGCCCCTGTGGTGGCCGAGATTGCCCGTGAAATGGGCGTGCTGACGGTGGCTATCGTCACGCGGCCTTTCAAGTTCGAAGGGCCGAAGCGTCTGCGGGTCGCCGAAGAAGGCATCGGCAAACTGGCCGACCGCGTAGACGGCATGATCGTGGTGAACAACGAGAAATTGCTCACAGCCGTAGACAAGAAGGTCAGCTTCCGTGAGGCGTTTCTCATTGCTGACCGCGTGTTGTACTACGGCGTCAAGGGCATCAGCGACGTGATCAATGTGGAAGGCATGATCAATCTCGATTTTGCCGATGTGCGCAACCTGCTGGCCAACTCGGGCACGGTGCTGATGGGCATCGGCGCGGGCCGGGGCGAAAAGGTGGCCGAAGAAGCCGCCATGAGCGCCATCCACAGCCCGCTGCTGGAACGCGGCATCGAGGGCGCACGCCGGATTCTGGTCAACGTGACGGGCAGCTTTGATCTGTCCATGACCGACGCCAACGAAATCGTGGAGAAAATCCGCGAGGCCACTGGCTTCGAAGACCCCGACATTCTGTTCGGCATCACGCCTGACGAGGCTGCGGGCGACGAAGTGCGCGTGACCGTGATCGCTACTGGCTTCAACGACACGCCCATCAGCATTGCCGGGGGCACGAGTGGCCGCAGCAGCATCGAGACCATCGTGAAGCCCGTGCGCGGGACAGCCACGAGCAGCTACGATCCCAAGGATTACGATATTCCCGCGTTTTTGCGGAATGTAGAACGGGAATAA
- the ftsA gene encoding cell division protein FtsA, with protein MKENSIIVGLDIGTTKITTVIGEIAPGGTLDIIGQGSVPSEGMKRGSVVNLERATHAIRQSVAAAERVSGVKVGSVFVSVAGNHAKAITSHGLAAIRRNQEIAQPDVDRAIENARAVPLDPNLEIIHTLPQEYVVDGQEGIKSPVGMHGVRLEVDVHIVAGTAGPLLNLRRCVQEAGLKVDGFVLHALASGLATLEALEQTQTVIVIDMGGGTTDVGVFKRGNLAHSASIPIGGEHVTADLAQILKIPIEEAENVKRKYGAALPELADQDLTLEITTASGSTHAISAFELSRIIKPRIAEIYGMIRDEIDQALGPVELVAQTVVITGGASQLRGSAELARDRFRLPVRVGRPRGIGGLSDIVSSPAHAASVGLVLYGIGEDGKVPDMIFEGMDTGQQGTPAPVSAGNGTLVTAPVAAPVPSNDGGPVIPPAKPDPTALPKKDKPSFGERIKNIFKDWV; from the coding sequence ATGAAGGAAAATTCAATCATTGTGGGCCTCGATATCGGCACCACGAAAATCACCACCGTCATCGGGGAAATCGCACCCGGCGGTACTCTCGACATCATCGGGCAGGGCAGCGTGCCCAGCGAAGGCATGAAACGCGGCAGCGTGGTGAACTTGGAGCGTGCTACCCACGCCATCCGGCAATCGGTGGCCGCCGCAGAGCGCGTCAGCGGTGTAAAAGTGGGCAGTGTGTTCGTCAGTGTGGCGGGCAACCATGCCAAAGCCATTACCAGTCATGGGCTGGCCGCCATTCGCCGCAACCAAGAAATTGCCCAACCCGACGTAGACCGCGCCATAGAGAACGCCCGCGCCGTGCCGCTCGATCCTAACCTTGAAATTATTCATACGCTGCCACAGGAATACGTGGTAGACGGACAGGAAGGCATCAAGAGCCCGGTGGGGATGCACGGCGTGAGGCTGGAAGTGGACGTGCATATCGTGGCCGGAACCGCTGGGCCGCTGCTGAATCTGCGCCGCTGCGTACAGGAAGCAGGCCTGAAAGTGGACGGTTTCGTGCTGCACGCGTTGGCCTCCGGGCTGGCGACGCTAGAAGCGCTGGAGCAGACCCAGACGGTCATCGTGATCGACATGGGCGGCGGCACCACCGACGTGGGCGTGTTCAAGCGCGGCAACCTCGCCCACAGCGCCAGCATTCCGATTGGCGGCGAACACGTCACGGCGGACTTGGCCCAAATTCTGAAGATTCCTATTGAGGAAGCCGAGAACGTGAAGCGCAAGTACGGCGCGGCCCTGCCCGAACTGGCCGATCAAGACCTGACTCTGGAAATCACCACCGCATCGGGCAGCACCCACGCCATCAGCGCCTTCGAACTCTCACGCATCATCAAGCCGCGCATCGCCGAGATTTACGGCATGATCCGCGACGAGATTGATCAGGCGTTGGGGCCAGTGGAACTCGTGGCCCAGACAGTGGTCATCACGGGCGGCGCGTCGCAGCTTCGGGGCAGTGCAGAGCTGGCCCGTGACCGGTTCCGCTTGCCCGTGCGGGTGGGCCGTCCTCGCGGCATCGGCGGCCTCAGCGACATCGTCAGTAGCCCGGCCCACGCGGCCAGCGTCGGTCTGGTGCTGTACGGCATCGGGGAAGACGGCAAAGTACCCGACATGATTTTTGAGGGCATGGACACCGGGCAACAGGGCACCCCAGCGCCCGTCAGCGCGGGCAACGGGACTCTGGTCACCGCACCTGTAGCGGCACCTGTCCCGTCAAACGACGGTGGCCCCGTCATTCCCCCAGCGAAGCCTGATCCGACGGCCCTGCCCAAAAAAGACAAGCCGAGCTTTGGAGAACGCATCAAAAATATATTCAAGGACTGGGTGTAA
- a CDS encoding insulinase family protein, with protein sequence MTMQLTKPPTVGTPLGRYTVERVEALPEMQGTLVLLRHELGARHAHVIREDDNLAFGVTFPTVPKDSTGVAHILEHVALMGSQKYPVPDPFFAMAPRSLNTFMNAMTANDWTTYPFSTRNVQDYFNLLSVYLDATFFPLLRYESFRQDGHRFEFEKLDDPTSTLKLQGVVYNEMKGAMASAGAVMWRSLGKALYPDLTYAVNSGGEPNDIPGLTYDGLRAFHAAHYHPSNAFFFTYGNQDLTRVLDEIESHVMARFAPQSLDVSVPDQPDFAEPRRVDVTYPGSDVERGGQVLLAWKLGRSSNPDLNLRWSVLSDVLLGNPAAPLTRPLIESGIGSALADLTGYRDSFREGAFAVGLKGLSAGKAAEVEKLVLDTLAGIARDGIPADLIASSLHQFEIGQKEVSNSGYPYGLQVMFRLMGPWLYGGDPVTGLRLDAELNSLRADLDSGKRVFESMLEELLALPHRVTMVVTPDPLLASQAEQAERELVERLSKDFTDEDRARIVRESLQLQSLQAQESDPNVLPTLALSDVTPGVQRPDYSTTQEGRALVGRVPQPTGGLSYLDVQIRLPDVPAELLDVLPLYTYAVTRSGAAGQDYAELSRRIEAVTGGVGASAGVGTAPDDLSAVRLAVTFSGKALARNAEALVAVLHDLIAAPEFTRERTRQLLEQRLSGMKASVVGSGSAYADRLASAQVSAAAVLEERFGGLTSLATLKAIVEGPEGESGAEGLDARIDALLGQFSQLQELITRGQPLLCLTATPDDIGLDVQPITTLFTGDAPTGRPALAPLATGPQARTTDSPVAFNAIAYPTVPYTHPDSPALLVLSRLLRSEYMLKEIREKGGAYGGGAGFDTRGGVFSMTSYRDPHIARTYQVFRDARAFLDTPLGERELTEAILTASKILDPLTSPDTVGRLRFYGDQAGFTPEVQESFKARLLAVKLDDLRRVMDTYLTPERAAYALVAGRDPNTEVEGLGLKFEVQGV encoded by the coding sequence ATGACCATGCAACTCACTAAGCCGCCCACCGTAGGCACTCCGTTGGGGCGCTACACCGTCGAGCGCGTCGAAGCCTTGCCCGAAATGCAGGGCACGCTGGTGCTGCTGCGCCACGAACTCGGCGCACGCCACGCCCACGTGATCCGTGAAGACGACAATCTGGCCTTCGGCGTCACCTTTCCCACCGTGCCCAAAGACAGCACGGGCGTGGCGCACATTCTGGAACACGTGGCCCTGATGGGCAGCCAGAAGTACCCGGTGCCCGATCCCTTTTTTGCGATGGCCCCGCGCAGTCTGAACACGTTCATGAACGCCATGACCGCCAACGACTGGACAACTTACCCGTTCAGCACGCGCAATGTACAGGACTATTTCAACCTGCTGTCGGTGTACCTAGACGCCACCTTTTTCCCGCTGCTGCGCTACGAATCCTTTCGGCAAGACGGCCACCGCTTCGAGTTCGAGAAGTTGGACGACCCCACCAGCACGCTGAAATTGCAGGGCGTGGTGTACAACGAAATGAAAGGCGCGATGGCGAGCGCGGGGGCCGTGATGTGGCGCTCATTGGGCAAGGCGCTGTATCCCGACCTGACCTACGCGGTCAACAGCGGCGGCGAGCCGAACGACATTCCGGGCCTGACTTACGACGGCCTGCGAGCTTTCCACGCGGCGCATTATCACCCCAGCAACGCCTTTTTCTTCACCTACGGCAATCAGGATTTGACCCGTGTGCTGGACGAAATCGAGTCGCATGTCATGGCCCGTTTTGCGCCGCAATCGCTGGACGTGAGCGTGCCCGATCAGCCCGACTTTGCCGAACCGCGCCGCGTGGACGTGACCTATCCGGGTTCGGATGTGGAGCGCGGCGGACAGGTGCTGTTGGCCTGGAAACTGGGCCGCTCCAGCAACCCCGACCTGAATCTGCGTTGGAGCGTCCTCAGCGACGTGCTGCTGGGCAACCCCGCCGCGCCGCTGACCCGCCCTCTGATCGAATCGGGTATCGGTTCGGCGCTGGCCGACCTGACCGGATACCGCGATTCCTTCCGCGAGGGTGCGTTCGCGGTGGGCCTCAAGGGACTCAGCGCGGGCAAGGCCGCCGAAGTCGAGAAACTGGTGCTGGACACGCTGGCGGGCATTGCGCGGGACGGTATTCCCGCCGACCTGATCGCCAGCAGCCTGCATCAATTCGAGATCGGGCAAAAGGAAGTCAGCAACAGCGGTTATCCGTATGGTCTGCAAGTGATGTTCCGGCTGATGGGGCCTTGGCTGTACGGCGGCGACCCGGTCACCGGATTGCGGTTGGATGCCGAACTGAACAGCCTGCGCGCCGATCTGGACAGTGGCAAGCGCGTCTTCGAGTCCATGTTGGAAGAACTGTTGGCGCTGCCCCACCGCGTCACGATGGTGGTCACGCCCGATCCGCTGCTGGCGTCGCAGGCCGAGCAGGCCGAGCGTGAACTCGTTGAGCGTCTCAGCAAGGATTTCACCGATGAAGACCGCGCCCGAATTGTGCGGGAGAGCCTGCAACTTCAGTCGCTTCAGGCGCAGGAATCCGACCCGAATGTGTTGCCCACGCTGGCCCTCAGCGACGTGACCCCCGGCGTGCAGCGCCCCGACTACAGCACCACGCAAGAAGGCCGCGCCCTCGTGGGCCGTGTGCCCCAACCCACCGGCGGCCTGAGCTACTTGGATGTGCAAATCCGCCTGCCTGACGTGCCCGCCGAGTTGCTGGACGTGCTGCCGCTCTACACCTATGCGGTCACCCGCAGCGGCGCAGCTGGGCAGGACTACGCCGAATTGTCGCGCCGCATAGAAGCCGTGACGGGTGGCGTCGGCGCAAGCGCGGGCGTGGGCACCGCCCCCGACGACCTGAGCGCCGTGCGGTTGGCTGTCACCTTCAGCGGCAAGGCCTTGGCCCGCAACGCCGAGGCGCTGGTGGCCGTACTGCACGACCTGATCGCTGCCCCCGAATTTACCCGCGAACGCACCCGCCAACTGCTGGAGCAGCGTCTGTCGGGCATGAAAGCCAGCGTGGTGGGTTCGGGCAGCGCCTACGCAGACCGCCTCGCCTCGGCACAGGTCAGCGCCGCCGCCGTGCTGGAGGAACGCTTCGGCGGACTGACCTCGTTGGCGACCCTCAAGGCGATTGTGGAAGGGCCAGAAGGTGAATCGGGTGCGGAAGGTCTGGACGCCCGAATAGACGCCCTGCTGGGCCAATTTTCGCAACTGCAAGAGCTGATCACGCGGGGGCAACCGCTCCTCTGCCTCACCGCCACCCCCGACGATATCGGCCTAGATGTGCAGCCCATCACCACGCTGTTTACCGGAGACGCCCCCACCGGACGCCCCGCGCTGGCCCCGCTCGCCACTGGCCCGCAGGCCCGCACCACCGATTCTCCGGTGGCTTTCAATGCCATTGCCTACCCCACCGTGCCCTACACCCATCCCGACAGTCCCGCGCTGCTGGTGCTGTCGCGCCTGCTCAGGAGCGAGTACATGCTCAAGGAAATCCGCGAAAAAGGCGGCGCATACGGCGGCGGCGCAGGTTTCGACACGCGGGGCGGCGTCTTCTCTATGACCAGTTACCGTGACCCGCACATTGCCCGCACGTATCAGGTGTTCCGCGACGCCCGCGCCTTCCTCGACACGCCGCTGGGCGAGCGCGAACTCACCGAAGCCATTCTGACTGCCAGCAAAATCCTAGACCCCCTGACCAGCCCGGACACGGTGGGCCGCCTGCGCTTTTACGGCGATCAGGCCGGATTCACGCCCGAAGTGCAGGAATCCTTCAAGGCCCGCCTGCTGGCCGTAAAACTGGACGACCTTCGCCGCGTGATGGATACCTACCTGACGCCGGAGCGGGCCGCCTACGCGCTGGTGGCCGGGCGCGATCCGAATACGGAAGTGGAAGGGCTGGGGCTGAAATTTGAGGTACAGGGAGTCTAA
- the pfkA gene encoding 6-phosphofructokinase: protein MTEPQTHHPNPSGLKRVAVLTSGGDAPGMNAAIRAVVRTATHNGIEVVGVRRGFQGLHEGDMALIGPRDVANTIQRGGTILLTARSHTWRSPEGRAKGAQNLRDWQVDGLIVIGGDGSFHGAHYLQQEHGFPVIGVPGTIDNDLYGTDHTIGYFTAVETALDAVDKLRDTGASHERIFVIEVMGRHAGHIALEVAVAGGAEEVFIPEDAKPVDGVVEIVKQSLAKGKASSIIIVAEGYPGGAEGVSKAIHEGTGQETRVSILGHIQRGGTPVSSDRVLASRLGEAAVYALMDGKSDVMVGRQGGGISHIPLHETWEKKKDVNRDLYRCAKTLSV from the coding sequence ATGACTGAACCGCAAACCCACCACCCCAATCCCAGCGGCCTGAAACGTGTGGCCGTCCTGACCAGCGGCGGCGACGCCCCCGGCATGAACGCAGCCATTCGCGCTGTGGTTCGCACCGCCACCCACAACGGCATAGAAGTCGTGGGCGTGCGCCGGGGATTTCAGGGCCTGCACGAGGGCGACATGGCCCTGATCGGCCCCCGCGACGTAGCCAACACCATCCAGCGCGGCGGCACGATTTTGCTCACCGCCCGCTCTCATACGTGGCGCAGTCCGGAAGGCCGGGCCAAGGGCGCACAAAACTTACGCGACTGGCAGGTCGACGGATTGATCGTCATCGGCGGAGACGGCAGCTTTCACGGCGCACACTATCTACAGCAGGAACACGGCTTCCCGGTCATCGGCGTGCCCGGCACCATCGACAACGACTTGTACGGTACCGATCACACCATCGGCTACTTCACGGCAGTCGAGACGGCGCTGGATGCCGTCGATAAACTGCGCGATACCGGGGCCAGCCACGAGCGAATTTTCGTGATCGAGGTCATGGGACGCCACGCCGGACACATTGCCTTAGAAGTCGCGGTGGCGGGCGGGGCCGAGGAAGTCTTTATTCCCGAAGACGCCAAGCCTGTAGACGGCGTCGTCGAGATCGTGAAGCAGAGTCTCGCCAAGGGTAAGGCCAGTTCCATCATCATCGTGGCCGAGGGCTACCCCGGCGGCGCGGAGGGTGTCAGCAAGGCTATTCACGAAGGCACGGGCCAAGAAACCCGCGTCAGTATTCTGGGCCACATCCAGCGCGGCGGGACGCCTGTTTCCAGTGACCGCGTGTTGGCCAGCCGACTGGGAGAAGCCGCCGTGTACGCCCTGATGGACGGCAAGAGTGACGTGATGGTAGGAAGGCAAGGCGGCGGCATCAGCCATATTCCCCTGCACGAAACGTGGGAGAAGAAAAAAGACGTGAACCGCGACCTGTACCGCTGCGCCAAGACCCTGAGCGTGTAG
- a CDS encoding 23S rRNA (pseudouridine(1915)-N(3))-methyltransferase RlmH, giving the protein MRLHLITVGEPKLAYARAGWDEYEKRLRRYHKLTVTRVAGKTQALESEAIRRAAGKTPLILLDPRGQQFTSEGLAAYLDGQGVGGTGELAFAIGGPEGHTDELRAGAYALWSLGTLTLPHDLAMVVLAEALYRAATISAGEPYHRG; this is encoded by the coding sequence ATGAGACTGCACCTGATTACTGTGGGCGAACCCAAGCTGGCCTATGCCCGCGCAGGCTGGGACGAATACGAAAAACGCCTGCGCCGCTACCACAAGCTGACCGTGACGCGGGTGGCAGGCAAGACGCAGGCGCTGGAAAGTGAGGCCATTCGCCGCGCCGCCGGAAAAACGCCGCTGATTTTGCTCGATCCACGCGGCCAGCAATTCACGTCGGAAGGGTTGGCGGCGTATTTGGATGGGCAAGGCGTGGGCGGCACTGGCGAATTAGCTTTTGCCATCGGCGGCCCGGAGGGACACACCGACGAGTTGCGGGCCGGAGCTTATGCACTGTGGAGCCTTGGAACCCTGACCCTGCCGCATGATCTGGCGATGGTGGTGCTGGCTGAAGCGCTGTACAGGGCGGCGACGATCAGTGCGGGGGAGCCGTATCACCGGGGATGA
- a CDS encoding cell division protein FtsQ/DivIB — translation MSARKVGEGNRRIVPDLPEPLMTPVVVPEPQPEPAPLPPPPKPRRTRLWTALGLTLTAAALAGAWFALPIRTVTVAGNSQLSEARVQELAGLTPQFGWLYYGAWRARTLANHPWILSAKIVETFPDAVSVEIVERRPYARWKRPDGSIVTLAADGTLLPGAAPNSKLPLLGGWGPDRLADALYVTQLLSRYTVQSVAYTPSGVTVNTGLGAVWSGDLKSLVKYAGSISMYPNKKINIYPWGVSVQE, via the coding sequence GTGAGCGCACGCAAGGTGGGTGAGGGCAACCGCCGAATTGTGCCGGATTTGCCTGAACCCCTCATGACACCTGTTGTTGTACCGGAGCCGCAGCCAGAACCCGCTCCTCTCCCTCCTCCACCCAAGCCGCGCCGCACCCGCCTCTGGACAGCGTTGGGCCTGACCCTGACTGCCGCCGCTCTGGCGGGTGCTTGGTTCGCCTTACCCATACGCACAGTCACAGTCGCAGGCAACAGCCAACTGTCGGAGGCGCGGGTGCAGGAGCTTGCGGGCCTGACGCCGCAGTTCGGGTGGCTGTACTACGGCGCGTGGCGGGCGCGGACACTTGCCAACCATCCTTGGATACTGTCAGCAAAAATCGTCGAAACGTTCCCAGATGCTGTCAGTGTGGAGATCGTGGAACGTAGGCCCTACGCCCGCTGGAAGCGCCCGGACGGCAGCATCGTGACTCTGGCCGCGGATGGAACGCTCCTGCCCGGCGCGGCCCCCAACAGCAAATTGCCCCTTCTGGGAGGTTGGGGGCCAGACCGCCTAGCAGACGCCCTCTACGTCACGCAGCTTTTATCGCGCTACACTGTGCAATCGGTTGCCTATACGCCGTCGGGGGTCACGGTCAACACGGGACTCGGCGCGGTGTGGAGCGGTGATCTGAAATCCCTCGTAAAGTATGCTGGGAGTATCAGCATGTACCCAAACAAAAAAATCAACATCTACCCGTGGGGGGTGAGCGTCCAAGAATGA
- the rsmI gene encoding 16S rRNA (cytidine(1402)-2'-O)-methyltransferase, with amino-acid sequence MSRAEQDRIEAEEVEADSLDELVLHEGWAETAQAAADAPADLPPLSPIPDGARVWLVPTPVGNLGDLTLRAIEVLRAADAVACEDTRRTGALLSYLGIRKPLVRLDAHTMRRAPQVLERYARLAYVSDAGTPGISDPGAELVQAALAADVPIEVLPGATAFVPALVLSGLDSARFTFEGFLPRSGKDRKARLSAVAARAETSILYESPHRLHATLTELAASCGPLRRGSVTRELSKRFEETRRGTLAELAAHFEAGTRGEIVVVVGGRPEGEADPAQPVTDPAEQARAWAAAGQGVRDIRDALMRQGLRKNDAYALALQVTQAQQP; translated from the coding sequence ATGAGTAGGGCAGAACAAGACCGAATCGAGGCTGAAGAGGTTGAAGCTGACAGCCTTGACGAACTGGTACTTCACGAAGGGTGGGCGGAAACAGCGCAAGCAGCAGCAGACGCCCCCGCCGACTTGCCCCCGCTCAGTCCGATTCCAGATGGAGCGCGGGTGTGGTTGGTTCCAACTCCGGTGGGCAACTTGGGTGACTTGACGTTGCGGGCCATAGAAGTCCTGCGGGCCGCCGACGCTGTGGCCTGCGAAGACACCCGCCGCACCGGGGCGTTGCTGTCGTATCTAGGCATTCGCAAGCCGCTGGTGCGCCTAGATGCCCACACCATGCGCCGCGCCCCGCAAGTGCTGGAACGGTACGCCCGCCTTGCCTACGTCAGCGATGCAGGCACGCCCGGCATCAGCGATCCCGGCGCGGAACTCGTGCAGGCCGCCCTTGCCGCCGACGTGCCCATAGAAGTGCTGCCCGGAGCCACTGCCTTCGTGCCCGCGCTGGTGCTGTCAGGTCTGGATTCTGCTCGCTTTACCTTCGAGGGTTTCCTCCCGCGTTCGGGTAAAGACCGCAAAGCCCGCCTGAGTGCCGTAGCAGCGCGGGCCGAAACCAGCATCCTCTATGAAAGTCCTCACCGCCTGCACGCCACCCTGACCGAATTGGCGGCCAGTTGCGGCCCGCTGCGGCGCGGCAGCGTCACGCGGGAACTGTCCAAGCGCTTCGAGGAAACCCGGCGCGGCACGTTGGCAGAATTGGCAGCCCATTTCGAGGCGGGTACACGCGGCGAAATCGTGGTGGTGGTAGGGGGCCGACCCGAGGGCGAGGCCGACCCAGCGCAGCCCGTGACCGATCCGGCAGAGCAGGCCAGAGCGTGGGCCGCAGCGGGGCAAGGGGTCAGGGATATACGTGACGCACTCATGCGGCAGGGTTTGCGTAAGAATGACGCTTACGCGCTGGCCTTACAGGTGACGCAAGCTCAGCAACCCTGA
- a CDS encoding putative Ig domain-containing protein, producing MQASTHPLRRAPAPRLWPLLTVALLGLGTLSACGSSTGTGSTATTGADPLTFTLTSLPVGYVAEAYEAALVVTGGTGPYGFRVAAGSLPPGISLSGGRLVGRPTKIGAFKFTLETNDAGLRSKVQEYTLNVNDLPPLSLSPTLPTGEIRGETRVPVTIAGPRAVRAARLMWTLPKGVTVTRVQPGENGGVLFWRQEGQTLSVSVGFKAIPRAGARVMLVSIRPSSPVTLSATGLAFEARDGTGKLLAQQGMPNVPGATVPAPAATPASTPTPATSAPATTPPATSTPPASQPVTIPPPPRGEPDPTPPDSDTPVPIDPPGPGTQLPPTGGRA from the coding sequence ATGCAAGCTTCAACTCACCCGCTGCGGCGCGCGCCTGCCCCGCGCCTCTGGCCGCTGCTGACGGTGGCGCTGTTGGGTCTGGGCACCCTCAGCGCCTGCGGCAGCAGCACAGGCACAGGCAGCACCGCCACCACTGGAGCAGACCCCCTGACCTTTACCCTCACGTCCCTGCCTGTGGGTTACGTGGCCGAAGCCTACGAAGCGGCGCTGGTGGTCACGGGCGGCACCGGGCCATACGGATTCCGGGTGGCGGCGGGCAGCTTGCCACCGGGCATCAGCTTGAGTGGGGGGCGCTTGGTCGGCAGGCCCACCAAAATCGGGGCCTTCAAATTTACGCTGGAAACCAACGACGCGGGCCTGAGAAGCAAGGTGCAGGAATACACGCTGAACGTGAACGACTTGCCGCCGCTCTCACTTTCGCCCACGCTGCCCACCGGGGAAATCCGGGGCGAAACGCGGGTTCCAGTCACCATCGCCGGGCCGCGTGCCGTGCGTGCTGCTCGCCTGATGTGGACGCTGCCCAAAGGCGTGACCGTGACCCGCGTGCAGCCCGGCGAAAACGGCGGCGTGCTGTTTTGGCGGCAAGAGGGGCAAACCCTCAGCGTCAGCGTGGGCTTCAAGGCCATTCCGAGGGCAGGCGCACGGGTGATGCTGGTGAGCATCCGGCCCAGCAGCCCCGTGACCCTGAGTGCGACTGGGTTGGCCTTCGAGGCCCGCGACGGCACCGGCAAACTGCTGGCGCAACAGGGCATGCCGAATGTTCCGGGGGCAACTGTTCCGGCTCCGGCGGCGACTCCGGCCAGTACTCCCACCCCAGCGACTTCCGCTCCGGCCACCACACCGCCAGCCACCAGCACGCCCCCCGCCTCCCAACCTGTGACGATTCCCCCCCCGCCACGCGGCGAACCTGACCCCACCCCGCCCGACAGCGATACACCTGTGCCCATAGACCCGCCCGGCCCCGGCACACAGCTTCCCCCCACAGGTGGCAGGGCATGA
- a CDS encoding RNA-binding S4 domain-containing protein, with the protein MTGRNDQPTDTIDLQDFLKLQGVVQTGGEAKFRVQGGEVLLNGEVETRRRKKLRRGDVVEYAGQTMKVDW; encoded by the coding sequence ATGACCGGGCGCAACGACCAACCTACAGACACGATTGATCTGCAAGACTTTCTCAAACTTCAGGGCGTGGTGCAAACGGGCGGTGAGGCTAAATTTCGCGTCCAGGGCGGCGAAGTGCTACTGAACGGCGAGGTAGAGACGCGCCGACGCAAGAAGCTGCGGCGCGGCGACGTGGTGGAATACGCGGGCCAGACGATGAAGGTGGATTGGTGA